In Drosophila santomea strain STO CAGO 1482 chromosome 2L, Prin_Dsan_1.1, whole genome shotgun sequence, a single window of DNA contains:
- the LOC120443756 gene encoding trans-1,2-dihydrobenzene-1,2-diol dehydrogenase isoform X1, producing the protein MQSQANLNWGIAAAGRITQDFVTALGTVEKSRHVVVAVADVDGQRAQEFAQRNQIPRHYDGFDALALDREVDVVYVGTLNPFHYAVVHLMLARGKNVLCETPMCLGLEQAKELYALAEQRGVFLMEGMWSRFFPSYERLRELLNNDVIGEVTQVKIQHGFRLAHMERVCSRSLGGSILMDIGIYALQLGQFVFGVSPVKILPSGTQLNKDRVDVQSEFMLDYGDGRRLVALVTGLENLENDAVITGTKGEIRLSNYWCCTQVSRSNAPPESWPLPRAKFDFHYTNTCGLRYEAEEVRRCIEKRLLESPKFTHAESLELTAIADEIRRQIGVVYDV; encoded by the exons ATGCAGAGCCAAGCGAATCTGAACTGGGGCATCGCGGCAGCGGGCAGGATAACGCAGGACTTTGTCACTGCCCTGGGAACCGTGGAGAAGTCCCGTCATGTGGTAGTGGCCGTGGCCGATGTAGATGGCCAGCGGGCTCAGGAGTTCGCCCAGAGGAATCAAATACCCAGGCACTACGATGGGTTCGATGCTCTGGCTCTGGATCGAGAGGTGGATGTGGTGTATGTGGGCACCCTGAATCCATTCCACTATGCCGTCGTCCATCTCATGCTGGCCAGGGGTAAAAATGTGCTCTGTGAGACTCCCATGTGCTTGGGTTTGGAGCAGGCCAAGGAGCTGTACGCCTTGGCCGAGCAGCGGGGAGTGTTCCTCATGGAGG GCATGTGGTCACGCTTCTTTCCCAGCTACGAGCGTCTGCGGGAACTCCTGAACAACGACGTCATTGGGGAGGTGACCCAGGTGAAGATCCAGCATGGCTTTCGCTTGGCCCACATGGAACGGGTGTGCAGCCGTTCTCTGGGGGGGTCGATCCTCATGGACATTGGCATCTACGCCTTGCAGCTGGGTCAGTTTGTTTTCGGTGTGTCTCCCGTCAAAATCCTGCCCAGCGGAACGCAGCTCAACAAGGATCGCGTGGATGTACAAAGCGAATTCATGCTGGACTATGGAGACGGTCGCCGATTGGTGGCTTTGGTGACCGGACTAGAGAATCTGGAGAACGATGCCGTCATCACGGGCACCAAAGGCGAGATTAGG CTGTCCAACTACTGGTGCTGCACCCAGGTGAGCCGTTCTAATGCTCCTCCCGAATCCTGGCCCTTGCCACGGGCCAAGTTTGACTTCCACTACACGAACACCTGCGGACTGAGATACGAGGCGGAGGAAGTGCGTCGCTGCATAGAGAAACGTCTGCTCGAGAGTCCGAAATTCACGCACGCCGAAAGTCTGGAGCTAACAGCCATAGCCGATGAGATCCGACGACAAATCGGTGTAGTGTATGATGTCTGA
- the LOC120458361 gene encoding EGF domain-specific O-linked N-acetylglucosamine transferase, which produces MPILPILIGVLRLSLVQAHQVEDAKHLDGFTLPSLPSEHLIRYLNTFPKLKQQLPTNLTAKGTISSACWGHERDCTPAGRFQTPQCPGEHTGWARSKEAQVRTFYNQADFGYIQEQLSQLTPQCVPTYLGDSSLECTHYLRFCRGRNLLFDFRDLVQREERIRYHMDVLGPGQLLGHCNLNRTRLAGEMEHIGSALQSWGPELRNFDVLPNPVLESALCDVVVNTPTFIMKIDATYNMYHHFCDFFNLYASLFVNQSHPAAFNTDVQILIWETYPYDSPFRDTFKAFSQRPVWTLSDVEGKRVCFKNVVLPLLPRMIFGLFYNTPIIQGCSNSGLFRAFSEFILHRLQIPYKPPQQRIRITYLSRRTKYRQVLNEDELLAPLEANDKYAVQRVSYERLSFTNQLAITRNTDILIGMHGAGLTHLLFLPNWACIFELYNCEDPNCYKDLARLRGVRYRTWEQRELVYPQDEGHHPEGGAHAKFTNYSFDVKEFVHLVDEAAKEILSHKEFPRKTSENPSTTQHNEL; this is translated from the exons ATGCCAATCCTGCCAATACTCATTGGGGTACTACGCTTGTCCCTGGTGCAGGCCCATCAGGTGGAGGACGCCAAGCACCTTGATGGGTTCACCCTGCCCAGCCTACCCTCGGAACACCTCATCCGGTACCTGAACACCTTTCCCAAGCTGAAACAACAGCTACCGACGAATCTCACTGCGAAGGGCACCATTTCATCCGCCTGCTGGGGCCACGAGCGGGACTGCACGCCAGCTGGCCGCTTCCAAACGCCCCAGTGTCCTGGGGAGCACACCGGCTGGGCCAGGAGCAAGGAGGCACAGGTTAGGACCTTCTACAACCAGGCCGACTTCGGCTACATCCAGGAGCAGCTCTCCCAGCTGACGCCGCAATGCGTGCCAACTTATTTGGGCGATTCCTCGCTTGAGTGCACGCACTATCTGCGCTTTTGTCGTGGGCGGAATCTCCTCTTCGACTTCCGGGACTTGGTGCAGCGGGAAGAGCGCATTCGATACCATATGGATGTGCTGGGACCAGGACAGCTCCTGGGGCACTGCAATTTGAATCGAACTCGACTCGCGGGCGAGATGGAGCACATTGGATCGGCTCTGCAGTCTTGGGGCCCGGAGCTGCGCAATTTCGATGTCTTACCAAATCCCGTACTGGAGAGCGCACTCTGCGATGTGGTGGTGAATACGCCCACTTTCATCATGAAAATCGATGCCACGTACAACATGTATCATCATTTCTGCGACTTCTTCAACCTGTATGCCTCGCTATTTGTCAACCAGTCGCATCCAGCGGCCTTCAACACGGATGTGCAGATTCTAATTTGGGAGACCTACCCGTACGATTCGCCCTTCAGGGACACATTCAAGGCCTTCTCGCAAAGACCAGTTTGGACACTCAGCGATGTGGAGGGCAAGCGGGTATGCTTTAAGAACGTTGTGCTGCCGCTCCTTCCCAGGATGATCTTTGGCTTGTTTTACAATACACCCATA ATCCAGGGCTGCTCGAATAGTGGTCTGTTCCGCGCCTTCTCCGAGTTCATCTTGCACCGCCTGCAGATTCCCTACAAGCCGCCTCAGCAAAGGATCAGAATAACATATCTATCGCGTCGCACAAAGTACCGGCAAGTGCTGAATGAAGACGAGCTGCTGGCCCCCCTGGAGGCCAACGATAAGTACGCCGTGCAGCGTGTGTCCTATGAGAG GCTATCCTTCACCAACCAGTTGGCTATCACACGGAACACGGACATACTCATCGGCATGCACGGCGCTGGCTTGACGCACTTGCTCTTCCTGCCCAACTGGGCCTGCATTTTCGAGCTGTACAACTGCGAGGATCCGAATTGCTACAAGGACTTGGCTCGCCTTCGGGGCGTTCGCTACCGGACTTGGGAGCAGCGGGAGTTGGTGTATCCGCAGGACGAGGGTCATCATCCCGAGGGCGGTGCACACGCCAAGTTCACTAACTATAGCTTTGATGTAAAGGAATTTGTGCATCTCGTCGATGAAGCCGCCAAGGAAATTCTTTCCCACAAGGAGTTCCCTCGCAAGACATCAGAAAATCCCTCCACAACGCAGCACAACGAGCTGTAG
- the LOC120452411 gene encoding modular serine protease-like: protein MSPPLLRYKGVVLALLFISFSGHSKGCDEDEEFECLEDGRCIPIERVCDAKPDCLYASDESFTLCKAHLSDMMADKYHCATGAAIPARLVCNNIADCSDGSDELPQVCESDPGELEEKFRGNCTGDTDLECLPGECVSHSAKCNNVIDCSNGRDESLEICMQTCEADKCFQCANGVLLDSKDLCDNKMDCLDGSDELSNVCGNAVNWKEVPPAACHETVEHRFTNRTVFQKGNSLRFVYANQAAEVQCWNSDRKSWNVCMNNGSWLHDFPPCIEKVVNRNPDTNGTNGCPINWYNNETMLIINWDDDSESIALPPIQNARVTFRCNEDLTFLPYEFKDKPITCQANKTWIELDFHPRCTNLCSPQQISEMYSLTPRCYNGDNGSPINCQDKYSLVPNTQVKFECASGFIHQTSDTMSVKCTEDGEWEGLRDLCENQERHCNYECNHRLNYSEVTMSKGGDATDSLQASWLVPIYKLNSTTTKHKFVCTGNLIRLDIVLTAAHCLNVSNSRPEDFLVGPSGNLSSSVDLKYLHRVRNIEVYGAYSKVSHIYDVGIVVLEKRMDFKQDQRIVCLPYNVGSHLDLKGDAMVSSWNSDGYLATVYGRLSEPKNGDLNVVLHDGYTLCKGDSGSGVITTCGLDNHKCLVAVVSRNVGSGDQGTFCSNNVTAATLISPHLQDYIQQLIRNNINCPE from the exons ATGTCGCCTCCTCTGCTTCGCTATAAGGGAGTAGTGCTGGCACTTTTGTTCATATCGTTTAGTGGGCATTCGAAGGGCTgcgatgaggatgaggagTTCGAGTGCCTAGAGGATGGCAGGTGCATTCCCATCGAGCGGGTTTGCGATGCCAAACCGGATTGTCTGTATGCCAGCGATGAATCTTTCACTCTCTGCAAGGCCCATCTCTCCGACATGATGGCGGATAAGTACCACTGTGCGACGGGGGCAGCCATTCCGGCCAGATTGGTCTGCAACAACATCGCCGACTGTTCCGACGGATCCGACGAGCTGCCACAGGTGTGTGAAAGTGATCCGGGCGAACTGGAAGAGAAATTCCGAGGCAACTGCACTGG GGATACGGATTTGGAGTGCCTTCCTGGGGAATGTGTGTCCCATTCGGCGAAATGCAACAACGTGATCGACTGCTCCAACGGACGAGATGAATCTCTGGAGATCTGTATGCAGACCTGCGAAGCGGACAAGTGTTTCCAGTGCGCCAACGGAGTTTTGCTAGACAGTAAGGACCTGTGTGACAACAAGATGGACTGCCTGGACGGCTCCGATGAGTTGTCCAATGTTTGTGGGAATGCCGTCAACTGGAAAGAGGTTCCTCCGGCTGCTTGCCACGAGACGGTGGAGCACAGGTTCACCAATAGGACAGTCTTTCAAAAGGGCAACTCACTGCGCTTCGTTTATGCCAATCAAGCGGCGGAAGTTCAGTGCTGGAACTCCGACCGGAAGTCCTGGAACGTTTGCATGAACAATGGCTCCTGGCTCCACGACTTCCCGCCGTGCATCGAGAAAGTGGTCAACAGAAACCCAGACACCAATGGCACTAATGGTTGTCCGATTAACTGGTACAACAACGAGACAATGTTAATAATCAATTGGGATGACGATAGTGAATCCATAGCCTTGCCGCCCATTCAAAATGCAAGAGTGACCTTCAGATGCAACGAGGATCTGACCTTCTTGCCCTACGAGTTTAAGGACAAACCTATCACATGCCAGGCCAATAAAACGTGGATCGAACTGGACTTCCATCCCCGATGTACCA ATCTTTGCAGTCCACAGCAGATATCCGAGATGTATAGCCTGACACCGAGGTGTTACAATGGCGATAATGGGTCACCGATCAACTGCCAGGACAAGTACTCCCTGGTTCCGAACACCCAGGTCAAATTCGAATGCGCTAGTGGCTTCATCCACCAGACCTCGGATACGATGTCCGTGAAGTGCACAGAGGATGGTGAGTGGGAGGGTCTCCGGGATCTGTGCGAAAATCAGGAGAGGCACTGCAACTACGAGTGCAACCACCGGCTCAACTACTCGGAGGTAACCATGAGCAAAGGAGGCGATGCAACGGATTCACTACAAGCCTCCTGGTTAGTTCCCATTTACAAGTTGAACAGTACCACAACCAAGCACAAGTTTGTGTGTACCGGGAACTTGATCCGCTTGGATATCGTGCTAACCGCAGCCCACTGCCTGAATGTAAGCAATTCCAGGCCGGAGGACTTCTTAGTGGGCCCCTCGGGCAACCTATCCTCCTCCGTGGATCTGAAGTACCTACACAGGGTCAGAAATATAGAGGTGTACGG CGCCTACAGCAAGGTCAGCCACATATACGACGTTGGGATCGTTGTCCTGGAAAAGCGGATGGATTTTAAGCAGGATCAAAGGATCGTCTGTCTGCCCTACAATGTGGGTTCCCACTTGGATCTAAAGGGCGATGCGATGGTGAGCTCCTGGAACTCCGATGGCTACCTGGCTACGGTCTATGGCCGATTAAGTGAGCCCAAAAATGGTGACCTCAACGTCGTCCTGCATGACGGCTACACTCTGTGCAAAGGTGACAGTGGCAGTGGAGTTATCACCACCTGCGGCTTGGACAACCACAAGTGTCTGGTGGCTGTGGTTAGTCGAAATGTGGGCTCCGGCGACCAAGGTACCTTTTGCAGCAATAACGTGACTGCAGCCACTTTAATATCGCCCCACCTGCAGGATTACATTCAGCAACTCATCAGGAATAACATAAATTGCCCAGAATAG
- the LOC120443754 gene encoding uncharacterized protein LOC120443754, whose translation MLRKLLFNTQVVLKQQPTLHHIRHLATPKILQLEQIHIDEAIKIEPTLSIYSPEIWRRAHQTFQNHGLETVNFLRIVTGNPAILKRTPDKIISTLEIWRACQFGENLLHLLLTKYPELLDVSDHHQLLSHIGFLKSRVSTSKNVWKCLMNSPDLIAQSEESVEEKLNFIIDVMRIEVPELVKSAALTLSFEELRCRHEFLVRLGLFKPRPPKADPNEPTTNPKLYQITDTSEKSFATKICHVTLPEYEAFKDLYAKELEQKSRRKEEDEFSDDDD comes from the exons ATGCTTCGAAAACTATTATTTAACACACAAGTTGTATTAAAACAGCAGCCAACG TTACATCACATAAGGCACTTGGCAACGCCGAAGATATTGCAACTTGAACAAATTCACATCGATGAAGCCATCAAGATAGAACCCACGTTATCTATATATTCACCTGAGATCTGGCGAAGGGCCCATCAAACTTTTCAAAATCACGGTTTGGAAACAGTGAATTTCCTTAGAATAGTTACCGGCAACCCTGCGATTCTGAAAAGAACGCCGGACAAAATAATAAGCACCCTAGAAATCTGGAGAGCGTGTCAATTCGGTGAGAATCTACTTCACCTGCTCCTTACGAAATACCCCGAGTTACTGGACGTAAGCGACCACCATCAGTTACTTTCCCACATCGGCTTTCTGAAAAGTCGCGTCTCCACCAGCAAAAATGTGTGGAAGTGTTTGATGAACAGTCCGGATTTGATAGCACAATCCGAAGAATCTGTTGAGGAGAAACTGAACTTCATAATAGACGTGATGCGCATTGAAGTGCCGGAGTTAGTAAAATCAGCAGCCCTGACATTATCCTTCGAGGAGCTGCGTTGTCGCCACGAGTTTCTGGTTCGCTTGGGCCTTTTTAAGCCCCGACCTCCGAAAGCCGATCCAAATGAGCCGACTACGAATCCCAAACTGTATCAGATTACGGACACTTCCGAAAAGAGTTTTGCCACAAAGATATGCCACGTCACCCTGCCTGAATACGAAGCCTTCAAGGATCTCTACGCCAAGGAACTGGAGCAAAAGTCCAGGAggaaggaggaggatgagttcagcgatgatgatgactaa
- the LOC120443752 gene encoding RNA polymerase II degradation factor 1 has protein sequence MPLNDVGPAGGGSYPENGTKHKVSGMWKTDSTAGPNSGAASAGLSMFNLQGQKWQQVFDMEKVIKQLRTAEKTYLRGGKNSTAGGDQQAKVQVQRLQSADMAYYDLAPKLASRDIVLCSSCSGCYTKAGFQHHIALQHPSVWEATSSKVNANPNGTTISSDSRLTATEISQEGGAIVPSSPTDTLSASTLSSCSNGSSSSASLQHPAAAGSSSTTSSSSSSRHKSSSSKSSSSSSSKGSSSTSAGSRSRSKSSKNRHHSSPAPALLESNHKESKGSKKSSAIAAPPIVAAVVKEEPPSVGAAPVAITVFSSSSNSSCSLPPTPTLGAASSEVAMGLNYSPAQLQTDAEKLPELQPKKKLKGSSDHRTKADKEKNKDKSLVNSYEQQQVLSELDQAVSSITGAVSAEQVAPDEEELPLPNTSDENSISQTLDEMLDSKLINEILNNFDESALDASQQQSQQQQQNGALSHPAQATKRLRFEDGTIGEDYAVYQQQSVQQVYGEEEHQQELTTIDAMQLQQLIYQQQQMLEQQQLQEQQQQQHQDQKLQDHEQQRQFSVYNVPSLTDEAMVNPQQQQLEEHMILPSIIYEITESSNPVSMLEQKVLAEFLTNAGYENVDVNVVQSGGIQTALSSGTEANQLADELGDFEFSKLETVSDTVKTVKLEAKAASQPPTTNPQINHHPSLANAKYHEDSYFNVMMYSGAPRPLAMNTFGMVKLPQGLGVTFRKNLLTTRKANNNLLSLSGGSHLGVVGQLARTPPPPSPALSNGLPSKNPASGRTIYAQRSNVIAQDRLRCNKRALVGGKAGGGSSGTPGVMTAKRLNELLMGKVKKEEKPPPESEDGGEQPTKDKERDKEEDNKLTFSFYEKRRRLLAGKQEQLQPLGRPSFTLPLQSNHNASQSQSHSPQQLLKKQLLRTLSDSSSNMNISNMNISNMNNISNLNSSNTPSANSNPPWKGNSSNPGGNSTPTSSDLMRVFV, from the exons ATGCCCCTGAACGATGTGGGCCCCGCCGGTGGTGGATCTTATCCGGAAAATGGAACCAAGCACAAGGTGTCGGGCATGTGGAAAACGGACTCGACGGCCGGCCCCAATTCCGGCGCGGCATCGGCGGGACTATCCATGTTCAACTTGCAGGGCCAAAAGTGGCAGCAGGTCTTCGACATGGAAAAGGTCATCAAGCAGCTGCGAACGGCTGAGAAAACGTATCTGCGTGGTGGAAAAAACTCCACCGCCGGTGGAGATCAACAGGCAAAGGTGCAGGTCCAGCGGCTGCAATCGGCGGACATGGCCTACTATGATCTGGCGCCGAAGTTGGCCAGCCGAGATATAGTACTCTGTAGTTCCTGCTCGGGATGTTATACGAAGGCAGGTTTCCAGCACCACATTGCGCTGCAGCATCCTAGCGTCTGGGAGGCCACATCCAGCAAGGTTAATGCCAATCCAAATGGGACAACCATATCCAGCGACTCTCGTCTCACTGCCACGGAGATTAGCCAGGAGGGCGGCGCTATTGTGCCAAGTTCGCCGACGGACACACTTTCGGCCTCGACGCTATCCAGCTGCTCGAACGGGTCCAGCAGCTCGGCTTCGCTGCAGCATCCAGCTGCTGCGGGTTCATCCAGCACCACCTCGTCCTCGTCTTCGTCGCGTcacaagagcagcagcagcaaaagtaGCAGTTCCTCATCTTCTaagggcagcagcagcacttcCGCCGGAAGTAGGTCGCGTTCCAAGTCGTCAAAGAACCGCCACCACTCCTCGCCAGCTCCGGCCTTGCTGGAGTCCAATCACAAGGAGTCCAAGGGATCAAAGAAGAGTTCGGCCATTGCCGCTCCTCCCATCGTCGCTGCTGTTGTTAAGGAGGAGCCACCATCTGTAGGTGCTGCCCCGGTTGCCATAACCGTGTTCTCCTCCTCCAGCAACTCATCCTGCAGCTTACCGCCCACTCCCACGTTGGGAGCTGCCTCCAGCGAGGTGGCAATGGGGCTCAACTATTCACCTGCCCAGCTTCAGACGGATGCGGAAAAGTTGCCCGAGCTGCAGCCAAAGAAAAAG TTGAAGGGCTCCAGCGATCATCGAACAAAAGCGGATAAGGAGAAGAACAAAGATAAGTCTCTGGTGAATTCCTatgagcagcagcaagtgctCAGCGAGCTGGACCAGGCAGTGTCTTCCATCACGGGAGCGGTTTCCGCCGAGCAGGTGGCACCCGACGAGGAGGAACTGCCCTTACCCAACACCTCCGATGAGAACTCCATTTCGCAGACGCTCGACGAAATGCTGGACAGCAAGTTGATCAACGAGATTTTAAATAACTTCGATGAGAGCGCTCTGGACGCATCGCAACAGCAgtcgcaacagcaacagcagaatGGAGCTCTTTCGCATCCCGCACAGGCCACCAAAAGGCTGCGCTTTGAAGACGGAACCATTGGCGAGGACTACGCCGTCTATCAGCAGCAGTCGGTTCAGCAGGTTTACGGCGAGGAAGAGCATCAGCAGGAGCTGACCACCATCGATGCCATGCAGTTGCAGCAACTGatctaccagcagcagcagatgcttgagcagcagcagctgcaagagcaacagcagcagcagcatcaggaTCAGAAGCTTCAGGATCACGAGCAGCAGCGCCAGTTCAGCGTCTACAACGTGCCATCCCTGACGGATGAGGCAATGGTCAATccccagcaacagcagctggaggagcacaTGATCCTGCCCAGTATTATATACGAGATCACCGAATCGTCGAATCCCGTTTCCATGCTGGAGCAGAAGGTTTTAGCCGAATTCCTAACCAATGCGGGCTACGAAAACGTGGACGTAAATGTCGTGCAATCGGGCGGCATACAAACCGCCTTGAGTTCTGGAACGGAGGCAAACCAACTGGCGGATGAACTGGGCGACTTTGAGTTCAGTAAACTGGAGACTGTTAGCGACACCGTAAAGACTGTTAAGCTGGAGGCCAAGGCCGCCAGCCAGCCACCCACAACAAATCCTCAAATCAATCATCATCCATCGCTGGCCAATGCCAAATACCATGAGGACAGCTACTTCAATGTGATGATGTACTCCGGGGCGCCTCGTCCCTTGGCCATGAACACGTTTGGCATGGTGAAGCTGCCCCAGGGTCTGGGCGTTACCTTCCGCAAGAATCTGCTGACCACGCGGAAGGCGAACAACAATTTGCTATCCCTGTCGGGCGGTAGCCATCTGGGCGTGGTTGGTCAGCTGGCCCGCACACCGCCGCCGCCCTCGCCCGCGTTAAGCAATGGTTTACCGAGTAAGAATCCCGCTTCGGGCCGAACCATTTACGCTCAGCGTTCGAATGTCATTGCACAAGATCGACTGAGGTGCAATAAGAGGGCACTGGTAGGTGGAAAAGCTGGAGGTGGATCTAGTGGAACGCCGGGAGTCATGACGGCCAAGCGTTTGAATGAGCTGCTAATGGGAAAGGTCAAGAAGGAGGAGAAGCCACCACCGGAAAGCGAGGATGGTGGCGAGCAGCCGACGAAGGACAAGGAACGCGACAAGGAGGAGGATAACAAACTAACGTTCAGTTTCTACGAGAAACGCCGCCGCCTGCTGGCCGGCAAGCAGGAGCAACTCCAGCCTCTCGGCCGCCCCAGCTTCACCCTGCCGCTCCAAAGTAACCACAACGCCAGCCAAAGTCAGAGCCACTCGCCACAGCAGCTCCTCAAGAAGCAGCTGCTCCGCACCTTGtccgacagcagcagcaacatgaacATCAGCAACATGAACATCAGCAACATGAACAACATCAGCAATctgaacagcagcaacactcCCAGCGCCAACAGCAATCCTCCCTGGAAGGGGAACAGTTCCAATCCGGGAGGCAACTCCACTCCAACCAGCAGCGACTTGATGCGCGTCTTTGTCTGA
- the LOC120443756 gene encoding trans-1,2-dihydrobenzene-1,2-diol dehydrogenase isoform X2 produces MQSQANLNWGIAAAGRITQDFVTALGTVEKSRHVVVAVADVDGQRAQEFAQRNQIPRHYDGFDALALDREVDVVYVGTLNPFHYAVVHLMLARGKNVLCETPMCLGLEQAKELYALAEQRGVFLMEGMWSRFFPSYERLRELLNNDVIGEVTQVKIQHGFRLAHMERVCSRSLGGSILMDIGIYALQLGQFVFGVSPVKILPSGTQLNKDRVDVQSEFMLDYGDGRRLVALVTGLENLENDAVITGTKGEIRLYCVHFPAVQLLVLHPGEPF; encoded by the exons ATGCAGAGCCAAGCGAATCTGAACTGGGGCATCGCGGCAGCGGGCAGGATAACGCAGGACTTTGTCACTGCCCTGGGAACCGTGGAGAAGTCCCGTCATGTGGTAGTGGCCGTGGCCGATGTAGATGGCCAGCGGGCTCAGGAGTTCGCCCAGAGGAATCAAATACCCAGGCACTACGATGGGTTCGATGCTCTGGCTCTGGATCGAGAGGTGGATGTGGTGTATGTGGGCACCCTGAATCCATTCCACTATGCCGTCGTCCATCTCATGCTGGCCAGGGGTAAAAATGTGCTCTGTGAGACTCCCATGTGCTTGGGTTTGGAGCAGGCCAAGGAGCTGTACGCCTTGGCCGAGCAGCGGGGAGTGTTCCTCATGGAGG GCATGTGGTCACGCTTCTTTCCCAGCTACGAGCGTCTGCGGGAACTCCTGAACAACGACGTCATTGGGGAGGTGACCCAGGTGAAGATCCAGCATGGCTTTCGCTTGGCCCACATGGAACGGGTGTGCAGCCGTTCTCTGGGGGGGTCGATCCTCATGGACATTGGCATCTACGCCTTGCAGCTGGGTCAGTTTGTTTTCGGTGTGTCTCCCGTCAAAATCCTGCCCAGCGGAACGCAGCTCAACAAGGATCGCGTGGATGTACAAAGCGAATTCATGCTGGACTATGGAGACGGTCGCCGATTGGTGGCTTTGGTGACCGGACTAGAGAATCTGGAGAACGATGCCGTCATCACGGGCACCAAAGGCGAGATTAGG CTCTACTGTGTACACTTTCCAGCTGTCCAACTACTGGTGCTGCACCCAGGTGAGCCGTTCTAA
- the LOC120443755 gene encoding trans-1,2-dihydrobenzene-1,2-diol dehydrogenase encodes MSKLIRWGIASAGKISEDFVIALSTLPSSDHKVQAIAARALDRAQEFATKHGIPKALGSYEELAKSTDVDVVYIGTLNPQHYEVAVLMLNNGKHVLCEKPLAMNKKQVEGILAAAKANKRFFMEAVWSRFFPSYQRVKELISNGQLGQVKDVEVNFGFPLAHVDRLQKRDLGGGVVYDLGIYTIQVSQWVFQEKPEKIESKGTLNAEGIDDDVSATLTYSGGRTARMRFSSKEKLSNTAVIKGTKGQVTLVDFWTPNKLIDIDGQEKEWLPPKGKYETNYANSEAMRYEAEAVRQSIIAGDVENKNVTYADSLLFAEIEDTIRKQIGVLNKYDEQ; translated from the exons ATGTCGAAACTCATCCGTTGGGGAATCGCTTCAGCCGGCAAGATTAGCGAGGACTTCGTCATCGCTCTCAGCACCCTGCCCTCCAGCGACCACAAGGTTCAGGCTATAGCTGCCCGAGCTCTTGATCGCGCCCAGGAGTTCGCCACCAAGCACGGCATTCCCAAGGCCCTCGGAAGCTAcgaggagctggccaagaGCACCGATGTCG ATGTGGTCTACATTGGCACCCTGAATCCCCAGCACTACGAGGTCGCCGTGCTGATGCTGAACAATGGCAAGCACGTTCTCTGCGAGAAGCCTCTGGCCATGAACAAGAAGCAGGTGGAGGGCATCCTTGCCGCTGCCAAGGCCAACAAGCGCTTCTTCATGGAGGCCGTGTGGTCGCGATTCTTCCCCTCGTACCAGCGCGTTAAGGAGCTCATCTCCAATGGACAGCTGGGCCAAGTCAAGGATGTGGAGGTCAACTTTGGCTTCCCTCTGGCCCATGTGGACCGCTTGCA GAAACGCGATTTGGGAGGCGGTGTGGTCTACGATCTCGGCATCTACACCATTCAGGTCTCGCAGTGGGTCTTCCAGGAGAAACCAGAGAAGATCGAGTCCAAGGGAACCCTGAACGCCGAGGGCATCGACGATGATGTGAGCGCCACTCTGACCTACAGTGGTGGACGCACTGCTCGCATGCGCTTCTCCTCCAAGGAGAAGCTGTCCAACACCGCCGTGATCAAGGGCACCAAAGGACAAGTTACC CTGGTTGATTTCTGGACGCCCAACAAGCTCATCGACATCGATGGCCAGGAGAAGGAGTGGCTGCCACCCAAGGGCAAGTACGAGACCAACTATGCCAACTCCGAGGCCATGCGTTATGAGGCGGAGGCTGTGCGTCAGTCCATCATCGCCGGCGATGTGGAAAACAAGAACGTCACCTACGCCGACAGTCTGCTCTTTGCCGAGATCGAGGACACCATCCGCAAGCAGATCGGTGTGCTCAACAAGTACGATGAGCAGTAA